Proteins encoded within one genomic window of Panicum virgatum strain AP13 chromosome 1N, P.virgatum_v5, whole genome shotgun sequence:
- the LOC120655378 gene encoding probable inactive nicotinamidase At3g16190 isoform X2, which produces MPSHLALLSCLLVLLLSLDKFVLHYLKKRLFSGPRIPTGAPKSRRSMAAAAKWSETAMLVIDMQKDFVDPGMRSPMLVAGGEAVVPAVAEAVAVARQRGIFLVWVVREHDPSGRDVELFRRHHYSAGKGPTVKGLKGAELADGLVIKKGEYKLVKTRFSAFFATHLDSVLKTAGIKNLVIVGVQTPNCIRQTVFDAVALDYEKITVLIDATAAARPEIHLSNIRDMKNIGVETPTLEEWRR; this is translated from the exons ATGCCATCACATCTGGCGCTGCTATCGTGCCTGCTGGTGCTGCTCCTCTCGCTCGACAAGTTCGTCctccactacctcaagaagcGCCTCTTCTCCGGCCCAAGGATCCCGACCGGCGCCCCCAAATCGCGGCGGTccatggcggccgccgccaAATGGAGCGAGACGGCCATGCTCGTCATCGACATGCAG AAGGACTTCGTGGACCCGGGGATGCGCAGCCCCAtgctggtggccggcggcgaggccgtcgTCCCCGCCGTCGCCGAGGCCGTGGCCGTCGCGAGGCAGCGCGGCATCTTCCTCGTCTGG GTCGTCAGAGAGCATGACCCTTCTGGAAGGGATGTTGAACTTTTCCGCAGGCACCACTATTCTGCGGGGAAGGGTCCAACCGTGAAAGGTTTGAAAGGTGCAGAGCTAGCTGATGGGCTTGTTATCAAGAAGGGGGAGTATAAGTTGGTGAAGACAAGGTTCAGTGCTTTCTTTGCGACACACCTTGATTCTGTCCTCAAAACTGCTGGAATAAAGAACTTGGTTATTGTTG GAGTTCAAACACCAAATTGCATCCGGCAGACTGTCTTTGATGCTGTAGCACTGGACTACGAGAAAATAACAGTTCTTATTGATGCAACAGCTGCTGCAAGGCCAGAAATCCATTTGT CAAATATCAGGGATATGAAGAACATTGGAGTGGAGACACCGACCCTAGAAGAATGGCGCCGCTAG
- the LOC120655378 gene encoding probable inactive nicotinamidase At3g16190 isoform X1, which yields MPSHLALLSCLLVLLLSLDKFVLHYLKKRLFSGPRIPTGAPKSRRSMAAAAKWSETAMLVIDMQKDFVDPGMRSPMLVAGGEAVVPAVAEAVAVARQRGIFLVWELARSETQFLGSLTKVVREHDPSGRDVELFRRHHYSAGKGPTVKGLKGAELADGLVIKKGEYKLVKTRFSAFFATHLDSVLKTAGIKNLVIVGVQTPNCIRQTVFDAVALDYEKITVLIDATAAARPEIHLSNIRDMKNIGVETPTLEEWRR from the exons ATGCCATCACATCTGGCGCTGCTATCGTGCCTGCTGGTGCTGCTCCTCTCGCTCGACAAGTTCGTCctccactacctcaagaagcGCCTCTTCTCCGGCCCAAGGATCCCGACCGGCGCCCCCAAATCGCGGCGGTccatggcggccgccgccaAATGGAGCGAGACGGCCATGCTCGTCATCGACATGCAG AAGGACTTCGTGGACCCGGGGATGCGCAGCCCCAtgctggtggccggcggcgaggccgtcgTCCCCGCCGTCGCCGAGGCCGTGGCCGTCGCGAGGCAGCGCGGCATCTTCCTCGTCTGG GAATTGGCACGTTCAGAGACACAATTTCTAGGATCACTGACCAAG GTCGTCAGAGAGCATGACCCTTCTGGAAGGGATGTTGAACTTTTCCGCAGGCACCACTATTCTGCGGGGAAGGGTCCAACCGTGAAAGGTTTGAAAGGTGCAGAGCTAGCTGATGGGCTTGTTATCAAGAAGGGGGAGTATAAGTTGGTGAAGACAAGGTTCAGTGCTTTCTTTGCGACACACCTTGATTCTGTCCTCAAAACTGCTGGAATAAAGAACTTGGTTATTGTTG GAGTTCAAACACCAAATTGCATCCGGCAGACTGTCTTTGATGCTGTAGCACTGGACTACGAGAAAATAACAGTTCTTATTGATGCAACAGCTGCTGCAAGGCCAGAAATCCATTTGT CAAATATCAGGGATATGAAGAACATTGGAGTGGAGACACCGACCCTAGAAGAATGGCGCCGCTAG